TTTCAAAGGCGCCTGAGtgcccctctgggcctcccaCAGCTCCTCAACTGGCTGGAATTTCTGGGGTGCTCTCCCCATCCATCTCATCTttgggaccccccccccccccgttttaACAGTCAGCTCCACCATGTAGTGTGGCCGGGTCCCTTTGGGGAGCGTTTGTTACTCTCGTCCTTGGTTTCGTGTGGTATCATGGAGACTGTCTGGTTTGGGGGGGCATCTGTGTTTATCCAGGGTActttaggccccaaagcatcacaGCCCCCCAGCAGCACAGGACCTCCTGGTGCTGGCGAGGAAGGTGGCAGAATGCTCCTTGTAGGGGCAGCTCTCGACAACTCATCAGTCGTTCTCCGGTGAGGGCCTCGTCCTCGGGCTGTCAGTCTGTCCCTCGCTTGGCCCGTCCAGAGCAGCCACAGCCCTTGGGCTTCGGACAGCTCTCTCCGTGATGCCCACAGATTTTATCAGCCTCAGGGACATCTCCTTGAGTTGGCTGTACGTGGCCACTGAAATGGAAATCCAGATAGCAAGCCTGCAGAGTGGTTTGTGGGGAGCACGACCTTTGTGGGCCCCTCGGCTCTCTGACCACTGCCACTGCCGGGTCTGctgagcccctccctccctctccacagaTCTGGGCCCAGCACTTTGTGGGGGGTTGGCACCCTCGGGTGGTCCCGGCTGTGGCCATCAGGGCAGGGTGCCCTTGTGTTTCTTCTGCGGGGACCAGGGGCTCCCCTTGTGCTCTGTCCCATAGGAGAGCCAGCAACAACCCCGGTGCCGCTGGGGCCTTGTCCAGTTGCTGCAGTGGGACCTTCCGTAAATATTACATTCCTCTGGAAGCAGACGCTTTCCTCCCCTGGTTTTTATGTATCACAGCCTTCCTGTTTCCCAGGTTAAGAGGGTGGCTCCGCCCAGACCGAGTGGGTTTCGACGCTGGCTCCCTACCTCTCTGCAGCAGGACGATAGACAAGGTGTCACTGTCTTGTGGTTGCCCTGTGGGGGGCGAGATCAACCCTCTGCCCCAAACTGGCTCAGATGTCAGGACTGAGACATCGCACATACACCCAGAGGGTGGGACAGGGTTCGTCACTCTCACCGTGAGGCTCTGGTGAGCAGGGCAGGCGCCTGGCTGGTCTGGAATGGCTGAATGAAGGGAGGACACCTGCTTTGGATTCTGTCCTGGTTAGGGGAGGGGTCTGGGCTTAGGGTTCTCACCCAGACTGGGGTTTGAGTGGTTTGAGCTTACCCTACCGTGGTGGGCTTCCTCATTGGCTCACACAGTTGTGGGGTAAAAAGAAGGTGGAGGGTGGGGCCGGCCGGAAAGCTGTCAGCAGTCCAACGCCAGAAACAGGGTTGGGCTCAATTCCACcttcctctctgggcttcattttACGTCAGTCCCTCAGGGCTGTTGCCAGATCCGTGTAGGAAACCCTCAGAGACAACTTCATTTCCGTCTGGCTGCTTCAGGAAAGACCAGAGGGCCATCGCTGCGGGAGCAGGTGGGTGCCGGAACGTACCCCTCGGCCATCACCAGAGTGTCTTCTCACGGCTGCCTTGCCGTCCACAGAACATTTCCCACGAGGACGGTGGTAGCAGCAGCCTGTTGTCCAGGTGTGGACTTTGAGGTTCTGGGAGGAAAAGTGATTTGCTCTGGGCTGCTCAGCTAGTCCGCGTAGCAAACGCACACAGGGCATTTAGGAGACACGGGGCAGATCAGCCTCAGTCGAGGATGCTGTGGGAAGTCGGACAGGTGGGTTGTTTGCAGGAACTGAGCACGGCCACAGGTGTTATTCCAGTGCACACTCCCCCCACCcaccagagagatggaaacagataAACACACCAACACGGCAATGGGGTCCGAGGCCAGGGGCTTTATTAGATACTTAAAGGACAGAGAGGGGTCTGAGCAAGCAGTGACCgcagagcaggcagggctgagAGCCACTGCTGCCCTGCTCAGAGGTTCTCAATGGGGAAGTGCCAGGcgagcagggctgggggcggcCTCCGCTGCAGGTGGCTGGAAAAGATCTCCAGCTGCTGGAGGTGGGCTCTGGAAGGCGTTCTTGGACACAAGTGCCCACAGCATTTCTTGGCAGGAGGTCAAAGAGAACTGGGCAAAGGAGGAGGGTGGGAAACAAAGCACTAGGGTGGCTCAGGTGGTGCAGGGAAAAGGCGGATGATGGCTGTACTGGAACCCGGGACTTCTGACCAGGGATGGCACCGGCTTTGGGAAGGGTCCCTGCAAAAACTGAAAATCAGATCTTGCGCTGGCAGCAGATGGGGACACAGCAGCTGGACTGGGAGCAGCAGGGTTTGCAGCAGCTGGATTGGGAGCAGCAGGGTTTGCAGCAGCTGGACTGGGAGCAGCACACAGGGACACAGCAGCTGGACTGGGAGCAGCAGGGCTTGCAGCAGCTGGACTGGGAGCAGCAGGGCTTGCAACAGCTACACTGGGAGCAGCAGGGTTTGCAGCAGCTGGACTGGGAGCAGCAAACAGGAACACAGCAGCTGGACTGGGAGCAGCCACAGGAACCACAGCCCCCCTTGGAGCCCCCACAGGATCCACAGCCCCCCTTGCAGCCCCcacaggagccacagccccccttggagcccccacaggagccacagccccccttgcagcccccacaggagccacagccccccttgcagcccccacaggagccacagcccccCTTGCCACAGCTCGAGCAGGAAcaggctggcacacagcagcACACGGGCTTGCAGCAGCACACGggcacacagcagctggagccacagCCCCCACAGCTGGAGCCGCAGCCCCCACAGCTGGAGCCACAGCCCCCACAGCTGGAGCCACAGCCTCCAGAACAACCACAGCAGCCCATGGTTCTGGTGAGTTGAGGGTGGAGCAGGTCAGAGGAGCAGGTAGAGAAGGGAGGGTCAGGTGTGGAGTCCCCTTGGCCTGGAGCCCTTTATACACCTGTCCAGGGTCAGGTGTGATGCTGGGCACATGGTCACTTCCTGGTTCCTGTTTGTGCCATGTTTAGGACCTCTTCCTCCTTGTTTTCCTCTCGTATCAGCCCCTGGTGTAAGGTCCTCTTGCCGTTAGCTGCTCTGGGTCACTCCTCAGGACCCCGCTTTCTTGCTGAATCCGTATCCAAACTTGAGGGAGGTACCTGAGGGTCCAGCCCATTTACCTTAACTACAGAGTCTCATTGATTAGAAAATGATGTATTTCAGCTGTACAAAGGATATGGGTAATAATATATCAAATAAACCTGTAAAAAACACCCAAGCTatgaaaaaaatcccaacaaTCGATGAAGCCCCCTTCATGCATTTCTCTGCGATATTTCCCTCCCACCCTGGATAGATTCCTGAACTTGGAATTCATCACTACCACACAGTCTTTACATTCTTActaaatatgtatgtttttaaaacatactatTTGCATGCTTTAAACTTTAGTTGGTAATACAGTATATTTCTCCTTctgaaaattgttttcaaaaaaaCCAGTGTTATATTAAGAGATTTCTCAAGGTGATACATATGGCGCTAGTTTacccattttcttattttttgtgtctaGGTTCCTAAATAAGATCGCTCCGTGGTTTTCGTTTCTCCTGGGCTCCCCCTCCTTGGCATCAAGCCCCTTCTAGCCTCATATTTGACGAGGTGGGcctgtcccttttctccacgcTACAACGTTTGTACACATCAGGAATTGTTCATTCCTTGACCATTTGGGGGAGCCTGTTTGTGAGGGGGTCCAGGTGGAGGCAGTGAGTGTGGGAGGGCGAAGTCTGACTCCGCCAATTTACGTGGCGGATACA
This sequence is a window from Equus caballus isolate H_3958 breed thoroughbred chromosome 12, TB-T2T, whole genome shotgun sequence. Protein-coding genes within it:
- the LOC138916550 gene encoding transcription factor SPT20 homolog; protein product: MARGRQGRVGVGSGIRRRDPRIRAGKSERSRPGGPCAPSAARLRPTPRRTPPNACKQRRMAPALGRVPAKTENQILRWQQMGTQQLDWEQQGLQQLDWEQQGLQQLDWEQHTGTQQLDWEQQGLQQLDWEQQGLQQLHWEQQGLQQLDWEQQTGTQQLDWEQPQEPQPPLEPPQDPQPPLQPPQEPQPPLEPPQEPQPPLQPPQEPQPPLQPPQEPQPPLPQLEQEQAGTQQHTGLQQHTGTQQLEPQPPQLEPQPPQLEPQPPQLEPQPPEQPQQPMVLQTGTQQLDWEQQGLQQLDWEQHTGTQQLDWEQQGLQQLDWEQHTGTQQLDWEQQGLQQLHWEQQGLQQLDWEQQTGTQQLDWEQPQEPQPPLEPPQEPQPPPQP